A single window of Clostridiisalibacter paucivorans DSM 22131 DNA harbors:
- a CDS encoding transporter substrate-binding domain-containing protein, which produces MKKFITFVFIVLIIVGITGGCSNNDENNNSEISPEKELVVGMELAYPPFEMTDEKGNPTGISVDLAYALGEYLGRPVKIENMAYSGLIPSLTTKKIDLIISSMTITEDRKKTVDFSIPYSKAYLSLLISKDSPVEDFPDLNKQGVKVAVKKGTTGHIYATENLSDAEILVFEKENACVLEVVQGKADAFIYDQMTIFKNWKRYPDATKVQLSPFQEDYEYWGIAMRKDEAELKEKVNAFINEYKENGGFDNLATKYLKEQKEAFEEMNIPFFF; this is translated from the coding sequence ATGAAAAAGTTTATTACATTTGTATTTATAGTATTGATAATAGTAGGAATTACAGGAGGATGTTCCAATAATGATGAAAATAACAATTCGGAAATTTCACCAGAGAAAGAATTGGTAGTGGGTATGGAATTGGCATATCCTCCCTTTGAGATGACTGATGAAAAAGGGAATCCAACAGGTATAAGCGTAGATTTAGCCTATGCTTTAGGAGAGTATCTAGGAAGGCCTGTTAAAATAGAAAATATGGCTTATAGTGGCTTGATTCCATCGCTTACAACGAAAAAGATAGATTTGATAATTTCTTCTATGACTATAACAGAAGATAGGAAGAAAACAGTAGATTTTTCTATTCCTTATTCTAAGGCATATCTTTCGTTACTTATATCTAAAGATTCCCCTGTTGAAGATTTTCCTGATTTAAATAAACAGGGAGTAAAGGTAGCTGTGAAAAAAGGGACTACTGGGCATATATATGCAACTGAAAATTTGTCTGATGCAGAGATATTAGTATTTGAAAAGGAAAATGCATGTGTATTGGAAGTGGTACAAGGAAAGGCGGATGCATTTATATATGATCAAATGACTATATTTAAAAATTGGAAACGATATCCAGATGCTACTAAAGTACAGCTAAGTCCTTTCCAAGAGGATTACGAATATTGGGGAATTGCTATGAGAAAAGATGAAGCAGAACTTAAGGAAAAGGTAAATGCATTTATAAATGAGTACAAAGAAAATGGAGGATTTGATAATCTAGCTACTAAATATCTAAAGGAACAAAAAGAAGCCTTTGAAGAAATGAACATACCATTTTTCTTTTAA
- a CDS encoding TIGR01212 family radical SAM protein (This family includes YhcC from E. coli K-12, an uncharacterized radical SAM protein.) encodes MRWLDKRYHSLNYELRKLFGKKVIKLSLNGGFTCPNRDGTIGTKGCLFCSDYGSGEFAGNKKLSIKEQIFQQIDLLSDKWRTGKYIAYFQSFTNTYGTIEDLRDKYEQALSVEGVVGLAIATRPDCLSEDILDLLEEFSNKCYLWVELGLQTIHDDTARLIRRGYPLMTFDDALKRLRSRGINVVVHLILGLPKEDYKDMIESVKYVSEEDIQGVKFHLMHILKGTDLYEYYKEHPFSLLSKNEYISIVSDAIEILDPNIVIHRLTGDGAKDMLIAPRWSLNKLGVLSGIDMELKRRNSYQGIKSE; translated from the coding sequence ATGAGATGGTTGGATAAAAGATATCATTCCCTTAATTATGAACTTAGGAAGTTGTTTGGGAAAAAGGTAATTAAGCTTTCGTTAAATGGAGGATTTACTTGTCCCAATCGAGATGGGACTATAGGTACTAAGGGATGTTTATTTTGTAGTGATTATGGTTCAGGGGAATTTGCAGGGAATAAAAAATTGTCTATAAAAGAACAGATTTTTCAGCAGATAGATCTCCTCTCTGATAAATGGAGAACAGGAAAGTATATTGCATATTTTCAAAGTTTTACTAATACCTATGGAACGATAGAAGATTTACGAGATAAATATGAACAGGCCCTTTCTGTTGAGGGGGTAGTGGGACTGGCTATAGCCACTAGGCCCGATTGTCTTTCTGAAGATATATTGGACCTATTGGAAGAATTCAGCAACAAATGTTATCTATGGGTTGAATTGGGATTGCAGACTATACATGACGATACAGCAAGGTTAATTAGAAGGGGATACCCTTTAATGACCTTTGATGATGCACTAAAGAGGTTGAGAAGTAGGGGAATAAATGTGGTAGTGCATCTGATATTAGGCCTTCCTAAAGAGGATTATAAAGATATGATTGAATCTGTAAAATATGTATCTGAAGAGGATATTCAAGGTGTGAAGTTTCATCTAATGCATATATTAAAGGGTACAGATTTGTATGAATATTATAAAGAGCATCCCTTTTCTCTGTTGAGTAAAAATGAATATATATCTATAGTATCAGATGCCATAGAAATACTTGATCCTAATATTGTCATCCATAGATTAACTGGAGATGGAGCAAAGGATATGTTAATTGCCCCTAGATGGAGTTTAAACAAACTAGGGGTGCTTTCGGGAATAGATATGGAATTGAAGCGAAGGAATTCTTATCAAGGGATTAAAAGTGAATAG
- a CDS encoding ferritin-like domain-containing protein, whose protein sequence is MKKEELTIIKQAIINEIEGYEFYKMAAEKANTMETKSAFEELAKEELKHSEYLQDLFNNIKDNEGDDFKLAFLVNPPSPKIFDWGKIDRDSASLAVSVFGIGVQMEKESVEFYKNAKEKTRYEEAKKLYDILIGWERTHLEQFEEQYQLYQDEWWNKQGFAPF, encoded by the coding sequence ATGAAAAAAGAAGAGTTAACTATTATAAAACAGGCTATCATAAATGAGATAGAAGGATATGAATTTTATAAAATGGCAGCTGAAAAGGCAAATACTATGGAAACTAAATCGGCATTTGAAGAATTGGCAAAAGAGGAATTAAAGCATAGTGAATATCTTCAGGATCTATTTAACAATATAAAGGATAATGAAGGAGACGATTTTAAATTAGCGTTCCTAGTAAATCCTCCATCTCCTAAAATATTTGATTGGGGAAAAATAGACAGAGATTCTGCCAGTCTTGCGGTATCTGTATTTGGAATAGGGGTACAGATGGAAAAAGAGTCAGTTGAATTTTATAAAAATGCCAAGGAAAAGACACGGTATGAAGAGGCTAAAAAGCTTTATGATATTCTTATAGGGTGGGAAAGGACCCATTTAGAGCAATTTGAAGAACAATATCAATTATACCAAGATGAATGGTGGAATAAACAAGGATTTGCACCATTTTAA
- the lpdA gene encoding dihydrolipoyl dehydrogenase: protein MNIEVKLDKLSGHAKSGEIGKVYKDKGSNVKLGDELFDIESNKGNITITSDITGKILDIHVNVGDKVSIGDILLTVEGEKESNEEIAAKKVKSTGFNYMGGLLKPKKEEISADITIIGGGPGGYVAAIEGAKLGAKIVLIEKESMGGTCLNWGCIPTKALVRSAEIFNLMKESKDYGVIGENISLDMKRVIDRKKDIINELVQGIEYLMGKNKISVLKGNGEVIDKNTVFVKNGNKETTIKTKNMILATGSKPAILPIEGNDAKNVLTSKELMSIDYVPDSLIIVGGGVIGMEFAFIFNAFGSKVTVIEYARDVLAVLDKDVREEINKIAKERGITIYTSSKVNEIIDAEDGRSLVKFEKDGIDKYITGDKILMSVGRQPYYGELDLQDIAVQLNENGKGIKVDDKMETTCEGIYAIGDVTNKIQLAHVASHQGIVAVNNIMGKNAKMDYTIIPSAIFTSPEIATVGLCEREAKDNGIEISIGKFPFGANGKALTLGEKSGFVKIIADKSSQVVLGGAIIGPHATDLIHEITLAIKNKLKLEDIIETIHAHPTTAEAIHEASLAATNHGSLHF, encoded by the coding sequence ATGAATATAGAAGTCAAATTAGATAAATTATCTGGACATGCTAAATCAGGTGAAATAGGAAAAGTATATAAAGATAAGGGAAGTAATGTGAAATTGGGTGATGAACTCTTTGATATTGAGTCTAATAAGGGAAATATTACTATAACTTCCGATATAACAGGAAAAATATTAGATATACATGTAAATGTAGGTGATAAGGTTTCTATAGGAGATATATTGTTGACAGTAGAAGGAGAGAAAGAATCTAATGAGGAGATAGCTGCTAAAAAAGTGAAATCTACAGGATTCAATTATATGGGAGGATTATTGAAACCTAAAAAGGAAGAGATATCAGCAGATATAACTATTATAGGAGGAGGCCCTGGTGGATATGTGGCAGCCATAGAGGGAGCTAAATTGGGAGCTAAGATTGTGCTGATAGAAAAGGAATCTATGGGAGGTACTTGTCTTAATTGGGGGTGTATTCCTACAAAGGCTTTGGTGAGAAGTGCTGAGATATTTAATCTTATGAAAGAGTCTAAAGATTATGGTGTAATTGGAGAGAATATCTCCCTAGATATGAAAAGGGTTATAGATAGAAAAAAAGATATAATAAATGAATTGGTACAGGGAATAGAATATCTTATGGGAAAAAATAAAATCTCTGTGTTGAAGGGAAATGGAGAAGTAATAGACAAAAACACTGTTTTTGTAAAAAATGGTAATAAAGAAACTACCATTAAAACTAAAAATATGATTTTAGCTACAGGATCTAAACCTGCAATACTTCCCATAGAGGGAAATGATGCCAAGAATGTTTTAACGAGTAAAGAATTGATGAGTATAGACTATGTGCCAGATAGTCTAATAATAGTTGGTGGTGGAGTAATAGGTATGGAATTTGCCTTTATATTCAATGCATTTGGCTCCAAGGTTACTGTGATTGAATACGCCAGAGACGTATTGGCTGTATTAGATAAAGATGTGAGGGAAGAGATTAATAAAATTGCCAAAGAGCGAGGTATAACCATTTATACAAGTTCTAAAGTTAATGAGATTATAGATGCTGAAGATGGAAGGTCATTGGTGAAATTTGAAAAGGACGGTATAGATAAATATATAACAGGAGATAAAATTCTCATGTCTGTGGGAAGGCAACCATACTATGGAGAGTTAGATTTACAAGATATAGCAGTACAATTAAATGAAAATGGTAAGGGTATAAAGGTAGATGACAAGATGGAGACAACATGTGAGGGCATATATGCTATAGGCGATGTAACAAATAAAATTCAATTGGCCCATGTGGCATCTCATCAAGGGATAGTTGCAGTAAATAATATTATGGGTAAAAATGCAAAGATGGACTATACAATTATACCTAGTGCAATATTTACTAGTCCAGAAATAGCCACAGTTGGGTTATGTGAAAGAGAAGCTAAGGATAATGGAATCGAGATATCCATAGGCAAATTTCCATTTGGTGCCAATGGGAAGGCACTGACATTGGGAGAAAAATCTGGATTTGTAAAAATTATAGCCGATAAGAGTAGTCAAGTAGTATTGGGAGGTGCTATAATTGGGCCGCATGCTACAGATTTAATTCATGAGATTACATTGGCAATAAAAAATAAATTGAAATTAGAGGACATAATAGAGACTATACATGCACATCCAACTACAGCAGAGGCCATACATGAGGCATCTTTGGCAGCAACTAATCATGGGTCATTACATTTTTGA
- a CDS encoding carboxymuconolactone decarboxylase family protein, which yields MAKNVREMLNNFTSGLESLSTTNEKQVSAFMNLLGSSYEPGALDLKTKELMSVAIGIYNRCEYCIVFHTYKAFEAGATKEEILEAAMVSVAFGGGPSMAYSVTLLKDAIEEFEKDFK from the coding sequence GTGGCTAAAAATGTAAGAGAAATGTTAAATAATTTTACCAGTGGATTGGAATCTCTCAGTACTACTAATGAAAAACAAGTTAGTGCTTTTATGAATTTACTGGGTTCATCTTATGAGCCTGGGGCGTTGGATCTAAAGACTAAAGAACTTATGAGTGTAGCTATAGGTATATATAATAGATGTGAATATTGTATAGTATTCCATACTTATAAGGCATTTGAAGCAGGGGCTACTAAAGAAGAAATACTTGAAGCTGCTATGGTATCTGTAGCATTTGGTGGGGGACCATCAATGGCATATAGTGTAACATTGCTTAAAGATGCAATTGAGGAATTTGAAAAGGATTTCAAATAG
- a CDS encoding amino acid ABC transporter permease, protein MNKDVFGIFYENTTGTDSLVKRIFNFTIVVSIVIGILIFSISRLDYDFFWPVILKYRYKFMQGFYMTLVISFFSLISSLIIGIILAFARKSKILIFNYFSRLYVEIIRGTPFLVQIFFFYFIIATAFGLDNKYLIGVIILSIFSSAYVTEIIRAGIESIEGSQLETAKSLGFSTYQKYKFIIIPQVVKRIMPALAGQLSSLVKDSSLLSVIAVSEFTMNVLEVDSLTFRTFENLSTLGLGYLCLTIPISLISKTLERKFHYES, encoded by the coding sequence ATGAATAAAGATGTATTTGGCATTTTTTATGAAAACACTACAGGAACGGATTCCTTAGTCAAAAGAATATTTAATTTTACAATTGTTGTTTCCATAGTTATAGGAATTCTCATATTTTCTATATCTAGATTGGACTATGACTTCTTTTGGCCAGTCATATTAAAGTATAGATATAAATTTATGCAAGGTTTTTATATGACCCTTGTTATTAGTTTTTTTTCTTTAATATCTTCCTTGATTATCGGTATAATATTGGCATTTGCAAGGAAGAGTAAGATATTAATATTTAATTATTTTAGTAGGCTTTATGTAGAAATAATAAGAGGAACTCCTTTCTTGGTACAGATATTTTTCTTTTATTTTATAATAGCCACAGCATTTGGTTTGGATAATAAGTATCTAATAGGAGTAATAATATTGTCCATATTTTCCAGTGCATATGTAACAGAGATAATAAGGGCAGGTATTGAGAGTATAGAAGGTTCTCAATTGGAAACGGCTAAATCTTTAGGATTTAGTACATATCAAAAATATAAATTTATCATAATACCTCAAGTAGTAAAAAGAATCATGCCTGCATTGGCGGGGCAATTATCTTCATTGGTTAAAGATTCTTCATTATTATCTGTAATTGCAGTTAGTGAATTCACTATGAATGTATTGGAAGTGGACTCCTTAACATTTAGGACATTTGAAAATCTATCCACATTGGGGTTGGGATATCTTTGTCTGACCATACCAATTTCTTTAATTTCAAAAACATTAGAAAGGAAATTCCACTATGAATCTTAA
- a CDS encoding indolepyruvate ferredoxin oxidoreductase subunit alpha, translating to MSKKQKLMTGNQAIARGFYEAGGLLAASYPGSPTVDIMESIQKDYGEEIYGEFSVNEKVALEVGIGGSFAGARSMVSMKHVGVNIAADPLMTFTQTRTNGGFLLVTGEDPEMASSQNEQDNRIFGKFAHMPILDPSDSNEAKEFVKIGLDISEKYGAPVMLRITSRLCHSRSAVELGNREEKDISGFPNGISNFGMIPPNTYRKQYEMKERIEKLAEDACNMSINVLEEGKNDDVLIITSGLVYNNIKELGLDVSIYKLGMVFPLPIEKIRGLSKKYNRIIVIEELMPFIENELKINDIPCEGKKYFSFTGELNTENIEKGLFDAGIIEDFKYKEESQVETVGRLPMFCAGCPHRPVFDILKKSKTKVIGDIGCYSMGVLYPLEVLNSVISMGASIGIMKGMTKALGMKDKREPIVGVIGDGTFYHSGMTGAVNMLHKLDPEDNMTLIILNNGTTAMTGGQHTGSSGNYTPDDDMDIDMVELLNSMGFDRIKVVDQFKYKEAKKTIEDEIKYPGLSIVITTRPCALRFKIKEPHFYVDPEVCIGCRSCVRTNCPPIKMKKYDGIDKLKSSIDSDMCVGCSVCAQVCPVNAIKRSE from the coding sequence ATGAGTAAAAAACAGAAATTAATGACAGGAAATCAAGCGATAGCAAGGGGGTTTTATGAAGCAGGTGGATTATTAGCTGCTAGTTATCCTGGTTCTCCAACAGTGGATATAATGGAGTCTATTCAGAAAGACTATGGTGAAGAAATATATGGTGAATTTAGTGTAAATGAAAAAGTGGCTCTAGAAGTTGGTATAGGAGGATCCTTTGCAGGTGCAAGGTCCATGGTAAGTATGAAACATGTTGGGGTTAATATTGCAGCAGATCCTCTTATGACATTTACTCAAACCAGAACCAATGGAGGATTTTTATTAGTAACAGGTGAAGATCCTGAAATGGCTAGTTCACAAAACGAACAGGACAATAGGATATTTGGAAAGTTTGCTCATATGCCTATATTAGATCCAAGTGATAGTAATGAGGCGAAGGAATTTGTAAAAATAGGATTAGATATAAGCGAAAAGTATGGAGCACCAGTTATGCTTAGGATTACCAGTAGACTTTGTCACAGTAGAAGTGCAGTGGAATTAGGAAATAGAGAAGAAAAGGATATATCAGGTTTTCCCAATGGCATTAGTAATTTTGGTATGATACCTCCTAATACATACAGAAAGCAATATGAAATGAAAGAAAGAATAGAGAAATTAGCAGAAGATGCATGTAATATGTCTATAAATGTTTTGGAAGAAGGGAAAAATGACGATGTATTAATTATCACATCGGGACTTGTATACAATAATATTAAAGAATTGGGACTAGATGTATCAATATATAAACTGGGTATGGTATTTCCACTACCTATAGAAAAAATACGAGGATTATCTAAAAAATATAATAGAATAATAGTGATAGAAGAGTTAATGCCTTTTATAGAGAATGAATTAAAAATAAATGATATACCCTGTGAAGGGAAGAAATATTTTTCTTTTACTGGAGAATTAAATACCGAGAATATTGAAAAAGGACTATTTGATGCAGGGATAATTGAAGACTTCAAGTATAAAGAGGAATCTCAAGTTGAAACTGTGGGAAGGCTACCGATGTTTTGTGCAGGATGTCCCCATAGACCAGTATTCGATATACTTAAAAAATCTAAGACAAAGGTAATAGGAGATATAGGCTGTTATTCTATGGGAGTATTGTATCCATTGGAAGTATTAAATTCAGTAATCAGTATGGGTGCAAGTATTGGCATAATGAAGGGAATGACAAAGGCTTTAGGAATGAAGGATAAGAGAGAACCTATAGTTGGAGTTATAGGTGATGGTACATTTTATCATTCTGGGATGACAGGGGCTGTAAATATGTTACATAAATTAGACCCAGAGGATAATATGACATTAATAATTCTAAACAATGGGACTACTGCAATGACAGGAGGACAACATACAGGTAGTTCTGGAAATTATACTCCAGATGATGATATGGATATAGATATGGTGGAACTTTTGAATTCCATGGGATTTGATAGAATAAAGGTGGTAGATCAATTTAAGTATAAGGAAGCCAAAAAGACCATAGAAGATGAGATCAAGTACCCTGGTCTTTCCATAGTTATCACGACTAGACCTTGTGCACTTAGATTTAAGATAAAAGAACCCCATTTTTATGTGGATCCAGAAGTATGTATAGGATGTAGAAGCTGCGTGAGAACCAATTGTCCACCTATAAAGATGAAAAAGTATGATGGTATAGATAAGCTAAAATCATCCATAGATAGTGATATGTGTGTGGGATGTTCTGTATGTGCCCAAGTCTGTCCAGTTAATGCTATAAAGAGATCGGAATAA
- a CDS encoding amino acid ABC transporter ATP-binding protein translates to MNLKIENLTKSYNGNVVLDNINIDIEDIHSLVIVGPSGGGKSTLLRIIAGLEKPDSGSITVNGNKLVFSEKYLNEYRKTVGMVFQSFNLFPHLTAIRNITLPLEEVHKYSKDESKKTAEELLSKFQLLEHGNKKPIQLSGGQKQRVAIARALAISPQYLLLDEPTSALDPDLTSEVLETIKKLREDKRDLMLVTHEMGFARQASDYMIFVAEGKILEQGNSKDIFTSPKTTQLKKFLNRILEWN, encoded by the coding sequence ATGAATCTTAAAATTGAAAATCTTACTAAAAGCTACAATGGAAATGTAGTGCTTGATAATATAAATATAGATATAGAAGATATACACTCATTGGTGATTGTAGGTCCTTCAGGAGGAGGAAAATCTACATTGCTTAGGATAATTGCGGGGCTAGAAAAGCCAGATAGTGGTAGCATAACTGTAAATGGAAACAAACTTGTATTTTCAGAGAAATATTTAAATGAGTACAGAAAAACAGTAGGCATGGTATTTCAATCATTTAATCTTTTTCCACATCTTACAGCAATTAGAAATATAACTTTGCCATTAGAGGAGGTGCATAAGTATTCCAAAGATGAATCTAAAAAAACAGCAGAGGAGTTATTAAGCAAATTTCAGCTTTTGGAACATGGAAATAAGAAGCCTATACAACTTTCGGGAGGTCAGAAACAAAGAGTAGCTATAGCTAGGGCATTGGCTATAAGCCCCCAATACTTACTTTTAGATGAACCTACTTCTGCACTAGATCCTGATTTGACATCTGAAGTATTGGAGACTATAAAGAAACTCAGGGAAGATAAGAGGGATTTGATGCTAGTGACCCATGAGATGGGTTTTGCTAGACAGGCCAGTGATTACATGATATTTGTCGCAGAGGGAAAAATTTTGGAACAGGGCAATAGTAAAGATATATTTACTAGCCCCAAGACGACACAATTAAAGAAATTTCTAAATAGAATACTAGAATGGAATTGA
- a CDS encoding MarR family winged helix-turn-helix transcriptional regulator: protein MCEAFGERLKKVGVTRVQWIALYYLNRFGDMKQKELGEKMHVKESSIARLIDRMERDELIDRVKSKEDRRITNIRLTEKGAKYIQKLLPEGEKFNNIVSKDISEEDMDIFKKVLNKMVDNINSMNND, encoded by the coding sequence ATCTGTGAAGCCTTTGGAGAAAGGCTAAAAAAAGTTGGAGTTACAAGGGTACAGTGGATAGCATTATATTATTTAAATAGATTTGGTGATATGAAACAGAAAGAATTGGGCGAAAAGATGCATGTTAAGGAATCATCAATTGCAAGACTTATAGATAGAATGGAAAGAGATGAGCTTATAGATAGGGTTAAAAGCAAAGAAGATAGAAGGATAACCAATATCAGATTAACAGAAAAAGGAGCTAAATACATACAGAAATTATTACCAGAAGGAGAAAAGTTCAACAATATAGTCTCTAAAGATATTTCCGAAGAAGATATGGATATCTTTAAAAAGGTATTAAATAAAATGGTGGATAATATAAATAGTATGAATAATGATTAA
- a CDS encoding sensor domain-containing protein produces the protein MFKKLKTLFFKNSHYSINSIKHILNKDMIKYYNKIKNNNIPLKISTIYVFWGIVWILISDILLDMFIHNHNTITLFQIYKGLSFVIITGIIIYILIRKDMNVIQNTSVKLLENYKKLEIAHKELTSIEEELRYQYNELDKSQKRLIIHKERYNLAINGANDGIWDWDIKSNKLFLSDRWVNMLGYDTNELKHSFDQWKSLIHPEDVSQALAYLKKYLKSGHGHYENIYRIKTKNGDYKWILARGKAQWDYNGRAIRMAGSHSDITNIKNIEDNLRKEKNFSESILNGANIIIIVWNMSKRIIRFNRFAEKVTGFSQEEALGKKLLDLIIPEDIMPYMRKTFDKIKQGNTAKNHENKILCKNGNTRDILWNNHILYNKDNMPFAVVSMGTDITERKKSEKDICNLAYFDQLTKLPNRTSFENSLDKKIENAKLNDTNFALIYFDLDNFKYINDTFGHTVGDQLLKTVSQRLKSFIDNNIVLGRLGGDEFALLINHNSNNDIIIDNINSILKTFSFPFVINNKNIYMSASVGIAIYPKDGTDRQVLMRNADVAMYNSKNNGKNQHSFYKSYMHKKTINDFGIESDLRRAINNNEFVLHYQPQIDLKSGKLIGVEALIRWNNPYKGIIMPLDFIPIAEQSGLIATIGKWVLKTACIQHKLWHEKGFNPIKVSVNLSLKQFKYDDIDIMIKDIIQETGIDSKYLELEITESSTIDNFGSNINILNKLKNLGVMIALDDFGVGYSSLNQLKNLPVDVIKVDKSFVKNIITDANDAVLVRSIIKMSKALKLKVVAEGIEDFNQLKFLQSYDCDIGQGYLFSKPVDADTIENILKYNNSTFFPKSIGTVK, from the coding sequence ATGTTTAAAAAACTCAAGACCCTTTTTTTTAAAAATAGTCATTACTCCATAAATAGCATAAAACATATTTTAAATAAAGATATGATTAAATATTATAATAAAATAAAAAACAATAACATTCCATTAAAAATATCTACTATCTATGTGTTTTGGGGAATAGTATGGATATTGATATCGGACATCCTTTTAGACATGTTCATACATAATCATAATACTATAACCTTATTCCAAATATATAAGGGATTGTCTTTTGTAATAATAACAGGAATAATAATCTACATATTAATTCGAAAAGACATGAATGTTATACAGAATACTTCCGTTAAACTTCTAGAAAATTACAAAAAGCTAGAAATTGCCCATAAAGAACTGACCAGTATTGAAGAAGAATTGAGATATCAGTACAATGAATTAGACAAGAGTCAAAAAAGATTGATTATTCATAAAGAAAGGTATAATCTAGCTATAAATGGTGCCAACGATGGCATATGGGATTGGGATATAAAGTCAAATAAGCTATTTTTATCAGATAGGTGGGTAAATATGCTGGGATATGATACAAATGAATTGAAACATTCATTTGATCAATGGAAAAGCCTTATACATCCTGAAGATGTCTCCCAGGCATTAGCCTATCTCAAAAAATATTTGAAATCTGGTCATGGTCATTATGAAAATATCTATAGAATAAAAACGAAAAATGGCGATTATAAATGGATTTTAGCTAGAGGTAAAGCCCAATGGGATTATAACGGAAGGGCTATCAGGATGGCTGGTTCCCATTCAGATATAACGAATATAAAAAATATCGAAGATAATTTGAGAAAGGAAAAAAATTTTTCCGAAAGCATATTAAATGGTGCAAATATAATAATCATAGTATGGAATATGTCGAAAAGGATAATACGATTTAATCGATTTGCAGAAAAAGTCACCGGTTTCTCACAGGAAGAAGCATTGGGTAAAAAATTATTAGACCTGATTATACCAGAGGATATAATGCCTTATATGAGAAAAACATTTGATAAAATCAAACAAGGTAATACTGCAAAAAATCATGAGAACAAAATTTTATGCAAAAACGGTAATACTAGAGATATCCTATGGAACAACCATATACTCTATAATAAGGATAATATGCCCTTTGCTGTAGTATCCATGGGTACAGATATAACAGAGAGAAAAAAATCTGAGAAGGATATATGTAATTTAGCATATTTTGATCAATTAACCAAACTCCCCAACAGGACTTCATTTGAAAACAGTTTGGACAAAAAAATTGAAAATGCTAAATTAAATGATACAAACTTTGCACTTATATATTTTGATTTAGACAATTTTAAATATATAAATGATACCTTTGGACATACAGTGGGAGATCAATTGCTAAAAACGGTATCTCAAAGACTAAAATCCTTTATAGATAATAATATCGTATTGGGTAGACTGGGTGGAGATGAATTTGCACTATTGATAAACCATAATTCAAACAATGATATTATTATTGACAATATTAATAGTATTTTAAAGACCTTCAGTTTTCCATTTGTAATAAATAATAAAAATATTTATATGTCTGCCAGTGTAGGTATTGCCATTTATCCTAAGGATGGAACAGATAGACAAGTTCTTATGCGGAATGCTGATGTAGCCATGTATAATTCGAAAAATAATGGGAAAAATCAACACTCTTTTTATAAATCATATATGCATAAAAAAACCATTAATGATTTTGGTATAGAATCTGACTTAAGACGCGCCATAAATAACAATGAATTTGTACTCCACTATCAGCCACAAATAGATTTAAAATCGGGAAAATTAATAGGAGTAGAAGCACTAATAAGATGGAACAATCCATATAAAGGGATAATTATGCCTCTAGACTTTATACCCATAGCTGAACAATCGGGCCTAATAGCTACCATAGGTAAATGGGTATTGAAAACTGCCTGTATTCAGCATAAATTATGGCATGAAAAGGGTTTTAATCCAATAAAAGTTTCAGTAAATCTATCTCTAAAACAATTTAAATATGACGATATAGATATTATGATAAAAGATATCATCCAAGAAACAGGTATAGATAGTAAGTATCTAGAATTAGAAATAACCGAAAGTAGTACTATAGACAACTTTGGATCAAATATAAATATACTAAACAAACTCAAAAATTTAGGTGTTATGATCGCATTAGATGACTTTGGTGTAGGATATTCTTCTCTGAATCAGTTAAAAAATCTACCTGTAGATGTCATTAAAGTCGATAAAAGTTTTGTAAAAAATATAATTACAGATGCCAACGATGCAGTTCTTGTAAGATCCATTATCAAGATGTCAAAGGCATTAAAACTAAAGGTTGTAGCTGAAGGTATCGAAGATTTTAATCAATTGAAATTTCTTCAATCTTATGACTGCGATATTGGACAAGGTTATCTGTTCAGCAAACCAGTAGATGCTGATACGATAGAAAATATACTAAAATATAACAACAGTACCTTTTTTCCCAAAAGTATAGGGACTGTAAAATAA